The sequence below is a genomic window from Ovis aries strain OAR_USU_Benz2616 breed Rambouillet chromosome 19, ARS-UI_Ramb_v3.0, whole genome shotgun sequence.
TCTCGAACTTGCCCACCACGTCGTAGCGCAGGCTGCACGGGTGGCAGAGCGCGTGGGCGCGCTCCCAGTGCTCGTTCAGGGGCCCGTCGCGGCGCGTGCGCGGGTCCAGCAGGTAGGCCAGGAACTCGGCGAAGCGCACGTCGTGGCCGCGGGCCAGCGCGTCTGGGTTCGGGCGCGGTCGCAGGCGCCGCACGATGTCGGTGCCGAAGCGGCGCTGGAAGGCGGCGCCCCAGGGCCGCTGCAGCTTGTTGCGGTAGGCCGAGGCCAGGCGCTCGAAGGGCTCGCGCACGAAGAGGAAGGCCAGGTAGGTGCGCAGACGCCGGTTGACCTCGGCCGGGCTGAAGTCAGCCAGCGAGGGCAGGCGGCCGGGCGCGTGCGCGTCGGGCGCGGGGATGGCGCGCGGGTCCCCGGGGCCGCGGCCGCTCAGCGCCAGCAGCACGCGCTTCCAGTTGGTGCAGGCCACCTTGGGCACGTAGCAGTAGAGCAGGCCGCGCGCGTCGTCCACCAGCACGTGCCGCAGGTCCTCGGGCCGCAGCAGACGCTGCCGCCGGCTGTGGCGGCCGCAGGCGCGGCGCAGCAGCTCTCGCCGCTGCCGGTGCACCTCGGCCAAGGCGGAGCGCGGGCCCTGCGGGGCCAGGGCCACGGAGGGAGCCCGGGTGAGCGGCCGTGAGCCCACCCCGGCCGAGGGGCGGGGAGGATGCGGCTGATCGCGCGCAGGTCCTCACTGCCGCCCCCACGCCCACCGCTCCGCCCCGCCCCAGGGAGGGTCTCCGCCTACACCAGGCCCCTTCCATCAGCACCACAAGGGCAGAGGTCCAGGTGAGGCTCCTGCGCTGATGGAGCAGGGCCCGAGCCGGCAGGTGCTCAGTAGTGCTGAGGGCGCCTTCAGGGGCGTGTGTGAGCTGGGCCTGTGGACTCAGTTGGCGCACACTGGGAACAGCATATGGCCCctcaggcctgggggtggggggcggcatGCCCGGCCCGTCTCCCCGTCCCAGCGGCACtgagcctggggcttcccttcGCGTCCCTCCTGCTGTGGGTGGCACGCAGCCCACTGCTCATTATGTCCCCCACGCGGAACTCTGCAGCACAGAGCCCGGCGTAGTCCACACCTGGACGCCCCCAGGTCTCTCCGCCTGCCCCCAGCGTTCGCCCCGTCACGGCCCGGCCTTCGCTCCCTGGCCAGAGCCGGAGGCGGCCGCAGCCCCTGGACAGCAGGTCCACGCGGGCTACGGCCGCTGCGGCTGGAGGCAGCACGGGGAGGGGTCCGCCTACCTGGTCCAGGTCGTAGAGCGTCTGCAAGGGGCTCCTCCTCTTCCCACTAAACCAGCTAGTGCCCACGGCGTTGCTCTGGAACACTGGGGGCAAGGGAGAGGCGTTCGCCGTGGCACCAGACTGGCCGTGGCCCTAGGGGCTTGGCCGACTCGCCTGGGCACACTGCATCCACCGCTGGGCCTCAGTGCCCCCACGTCCCGCCTGCCTCGGGGGTCACTGACAGACCAGGTCCCTGTCACCAGGGCAGGGAGCTTGCCCTCCAGAGCTGCAGGGGGCTTGGGCGGGAGCAAACAATGGGAAAAGGGGAAACCACCGCCCTCTAGGAAGGCCCTGACCACCCAGCACCGCTTGCCTCCACCTCACACCGCGCCTCTGCCAGCCACGGCCATGCAGCCTGAGGGTCCAGTGGGGAGGCCGGGccagcctctcccctccctgggggGCAGGCAGCAGCAGGGGTCGGCAGCGGCTGGGGCTGGCGACAGCGGGGGCCGGTAGCAGCGGGGGTCGCACCGCCAAGCTGCCGGGTTGGGTGGCAGCGCAGGTGACCAGGTCAAGTGCCCTCTGGGGACGCCTGCCGGGGCTTCTCCCCCTCCTGATGGGGTGTGTCCCGCCTCCCAGTACATTCAGGGTTCACTGGCAGCGTCCAGGTGTGGGGACGCTCTCTATCTCAGCACTGTATCCCTCAGTCTTCCCCAAACTGCCACAGCCTCGTATTTGTCTTAGATATGATTCTACTTACCAATAAGATATAACAGGTTttaatgcctttaaaaatatcaCCCAAATTGTCAAGTCTTTGGTTagactgatcaagaaaaaaagaatgaagagtcgaattacaaaaaaatggaaatgaaagaggTGATGTTAGTACTGGACCTTATAGAAAGAgggcttccccggcggctcagacggtaaagaatctacagttgaggagatccaggtttgatggttggatcgggaaggtcccctggacaatgaatggcagcccactccagtactcttgcctggagaatcccgtggacagaggagcctggcgggctacatccatggggtcacagagagtcggacacggctgagcgccTAGCAGTCTGACTGTCATAGAAATAGCGTAGCTGCGAGCACTGCGTGTGACTGAGGAGCGTCCATTTAAATGCGCTCAATGGCTGTTAATAAAGTGTCGGATTCATAGGAATATGCAATATTCACAAGAATATCTTTAATAATTCAGAATCACGTTAGGAAATAATAAATTCATAAGAAAAAGGAAGCTTTCAATGATCCTTGGCTTTCAACAAAATGAGGAGTCTTAAAATGCTGCCAGGATTCAAGAGTTTTCCTGAAGACAAATCTTTGGCAAACAAGCGAGCTTGAACAGTTTGGTGAACTGCTGTGTTGGCAGACTGACCATaggcagtggttcccaaacttgaGCAGGCACGGGGCCTGCTGAAACGCGGGTGGCCTGGCCCACGTCCAGTGGTTCTGGCCCCCTGGGTGGGGCCCGTGGTCTGCATGCTGACAGTCCAGGCTGCTGAGGCCTGGGAGCCCCCTGAGCACCGCTGAGCACTGCCTGGGGGACTTGGTTAAAGGAAGAAGTCAGTGAGAGGGAGACCAGCCTTGCCGGGCCTGCAGACCCCTCCCGTGTGCACCTCTGGCAGCCCAAGGGcccctgcccactccagtgtccccGGAATAAGGGCCAGGCTCGGCTGCGACCAG
It includes:
- the CHST13 gene encoding carbohydrate sulfotransferase 13; translated protein: MARRCWRRRALAAACLGAALLLLGPAPRALRPVFQSNAVGTSWFSGKRRSPLQTLYDLDQGPRSALAEVHRQRRELLRRACGRHSRRQRLLRPEDLRHVLVDDARGLLYCYVPKVACTNWKRVLLALSGRGPGDPRAIPAPDAHAPGRLPSLADFSPAEVNRRLRTYLAFLFVREPFERLASAYRNKLQRPWGAAFQRRFGTDIVRRLRPRPNPDALARGHDVRFAEFLAYLLDPRTRRDGPLNEHWERAHALCHPCSLRYDVVGKFETLAEDAAFVLGLAGAPGLRFPEPPPGARAAARDRAERLFRDISPFYQRRLFGLYKMDFLLFNYSIPSYLRLR